The Miscanthus floridulus cultivar M001 chromosome 7, ASM1932011v1, whole genome shotgun sequence genome includes a region encoding these proteins:
- the LOC136463974 gene encoding bifunctional dTDP-4-dehydrorhamnose 3,5-epimerase/dTDP-4-dehydrorhamnose reductase-like, which produces MGAATTNGSAEPAPAPAPALKFLIYGRTGWIGGLLGGLCAARGIPFAYGAGRLESRASLEADIDAAAPTHVFNAAGVTGRPNVDWCETHRAETIRANVVGTLTLADVCRGRGLVLINYATGCIFEYDAGHPLGSGVGFKEEDTPNFVGSFYSKTKAMVEELLKNYENVCTLRVRMPISSDLSNPRNFITKITRYDKVVNIPNSMTILDELLPISIEMAKRNLTGIWNFTNPGVVSHNEMLEMYRDYIDPSFSWKNFDLEEQAKVIVAPRSNNELDQTKLKREFPELLSIKESLIKYVFEPNCKTSKA; this is translated from the exons ATGGGCGCCGCCACCACCAACGGCTCGGCGGAGCCGGCGCCCGCGCCCGCTCCGGCGCTCAAGTTCCTCATCTACGGCCGCACGGGCTGGATCGGGGGCCTGCTGGGCGGCCTCTGCGCGGCGCGCGGGATCCCCTTCGCGTACGGCGCCGGCAGGCTCGAGAGCcgcgcctcgctcgaggccgacaTCGACGCCGCCGCGCCGACGCACGTGTTCAACGCCGCGGGCGTCACGGGCCGCCCCAACGTCGACTGGTGCGAGACGCACCGCGCCGAGACCATCCGCGCCAACGTCGTCGGCACGCTCACGCTCGCCGACGTCTGCCGGGGCCGCGGGCTCGTGCTCATCAACTACGCCACGGGCTGCATCTTCGAGTACGACGCGGGACACCCGCTCGGCTCCGGGGTCGGCTTCAAGGAGGAGGACACGCCCAACTTCGTCGGATCATTCTACTCCAAAACCAAGGCCATG gttgAGGAATTGCTCAAGAACTACGAGAATGTATGCACCCTTCGTGTAAGGATGCCTATTTCATCGGATCTCTCCAATCCTCGCAATTTCATTACCAAAATCACCCGATATGATAAGGTTGTCAACATCCCAAATTCAATGACAATATTGGATGAACTTCTTCCCATCTCAATCGAAATGGCAAAGAGAAACCTCACTGGAATATGGAATTTCACAAATCCTGGTGTGGTGAGCCACAATGAAATGCTAGAGATGTACAGAGACTACATTGATCCAAGCTTCTCTTGGAAAAACTTCGACTTGGAGGAGCAAGCAAAGGTCATAGTTGCACCAAGGAGCAACAATGAGCTTGATCAAACCAAATTGAAGAGGGAGTTCCCAGAGCTTTTGTCAATCAAGGAGTCACTGATCAAATATGTTTTCGAACCAAATTGTAAGACTTCCAAGGCTTGA
- the LOC136463975 gene encoding protein HOTHEAD-like has translation MASVLSSAQAMAVLSSAQVMAVLTVASFFALLCISQQGDPSSPSANYTFMKDAVHAPRMADYDYIIIGGGTAGCPLAATLSDRSRVLLLERGGSPYEDARVLSMAHFSDVLADTSASSPSQRFVSEDGVINSRPRVLGGGSCINAGFFTRAGAGYVRAAGWDPREVRAAYRWVEDVVAFRPALGPWQAAVRRGLLETGVIPDNGFTYDHIPGTKVGGSIFDEDGRRHTAADLLRYANQDGIDLYLRARVSRILFRYKGTKPVAEGVVYHDSRGNAHTAYLSPGAASEVILSAGALGSPQQLMLSGIGPADHLRSLGIDVVLDLPGVGQGMSDNPMNAIYVPSPSPVEVSLIQVVGITQFGSYIEGASGANWNSHPSGTQTQRPRNLGMFSPQTGQLATVPPKERTPEAIARAVEAMSQVPDAALRGGFILEKVLGPQSTGHLALRNLNPDDNPSVRFNYFAHPDDLRRCVAGISAIERVIRSRAFSRFTYPNFAFPAALNVTADFPVNTLYRRGGGDPRALEQFCRDTVMTIWHYHGGCQVGRVVDRNYKVLGVEALRVIDGSTFNASPGTNPQATVMMLGRYMGVKLLKERMLLEP, from the exons ATGGCTTCTGTCCTGAGCTCAGCACAAGCAATGGCCGTCCTGAGCTCAGCACAAGTAATGGCCGTCCTCACTGTCGCAAGCTTCTTCGCACTCCTGTGCATCTCTCAACAAGGTGACCCGTCTTCTCCCT CTGCGAACTACACGTTCATGAAGGACGCGGTGCACGCGCCACGGATGGCCGACTACGACTACATCATAATCGGCGGCGGCACGGCGGGGTGCCCGCTGGCGGCCACCCTGTCGGACCGCTCGCGCGTGCTGCTGCTGGAGCGCGGGGGCTCCCCCTACGAGGACGCGCGCGTGCTCAGCATGGCGCACTTCTCTGACGTGCTGGCGGACACGTCGGCGTCGTCCCCGTCGCAGCGGTTCGTGTCGGAGGACGGCGTGATCAACTCCCGCCCGCGCGTGCTGGGCGGCGGCAGCTGCATCAACGCCGGGTTCTTCACGCGCGCGGGTGCCGGGTACGTCAGGGCCGCCGGCTGGGACCCCAGGGAGGTGCGCGCGGCGTACCGGTGGGTGGAGGACGTGGTCGCGTTCCGCCCCGCGCTGGGCCCGTGGCAGGCCGCCGTAAGGAGGGGCCTGCTGGAGACCGGCGTGATCCCGGACAACGGGTTCACGTACGACCACATCCCGGGGACCAAGGTCGGCGGGTCCATCTTCGACGAGGACGGCCGGCGGCACACGGCGGCGGACCTGCTCCGGTACGCCAACCAGGACGGCATCGACCTGTATCTCCGGGCGAGAGTGTCCAGGATCTTGTTCCGTTACAAAG GAACCAAGCCGGTGGCAGAAGGCGTGGTGTACCATGACTCGCGAGGCAACGCTCACACGGCGTACCTCAGCCCCGGCGCCGCCAGCGAGGTGATCCTGTCGGCGGGGGCGCTGGGCAGCCCGCAGCAGCTGATGCTGAGTGGCATCGGCCCGGCCGACCACCTCCGCTCGCTGGGCATCGACGTCGTCCTCGACCTGCCGGGCGTCGGGCAGGGCATGTCCGACAACCCCATGAACGCCATATAcgtgccgtcgccgtcgccggtggAGGTGTCGCTGATCCAGGTGGTGGGCATCACCCAGTTCGGCAGCTACATCGAGGGCGCCAGCGGGGCTAACTGGAACAGCCACCCCTCGGGCACGCAGACGCAGCGTCCTCGGAACCTGGGCATGTTCTCTCCGCAGACGGGGCAACTCGCGACGGTGCCGCCCAAGGAGCGGACGCCGGAGGCCATCGCGCGCGCCGTGGAGGCCATGAGCCAGGTCCCCGACGCGGCGCTCCGGGGCGGGTTCATCCTGGAGAAAGTGCTGGGCCCGCAGTCCACGGGCCACCTGGCGCTCCGCAACCTCAACCCCGACGACAACCCGTCGGTGCGGTTCAACTACTTCGCGCACCCGGACGACCTCCGCCGCTGCGTCGCGGGCATCTCCGCCATCGAGCGGGTGATCCGCTCCAGGGCCTTCTCGCGCTTCACCTACCCAAACTTCGCGTTCCCGGCCGCGCTCAACGTCACGGCCGACTTCCCCGTGAACACGCTGtaccggcgcggcggcggcgaccccAGGGCGCTGGAGCAGTTCTGCAGGGACACCGTCATGACCATCTGGCACTACCACGGCGGGTGCCAGGTCGGCCGGGTCGTCGACCGCAACTACAAGGTGCTCGGCGTCGAGGCCCTCCGCGTCATCGACGGCTCCACCTTCAACGCCTCGCCGGGCACCAACCCGCAGGCCACCGTTATGATGCTCGGCAG GTACATGGGCGTGAAGCTCctgaaagagaggatgctactgGAACCATGA